The following proteins are co-located in the bacterium genome:
- a CDS encoding nucleotidyltransferase, producing the protein MLTETQLRAALSELAERLRARGATGRIYIVGGAAMALAYDSDKLTRDIDAAIIEGHGSVIEAVRDIARARGWPSTWLNEQATPYLPTAPDRHSNVVFDHPALKVMAASPEHLLAMKVRAARSSDVTDVRQLLARTGLSDAGQVEALVESVFPDERLGERQRRWLEDLLGGV; encoded by the coding sequence ATGCTCACCGAGACCCAACTCCGCGCCGCCCTGTCCGAACTCGCCGAAAGGCTTCGAGCCCGAGGAGCGACAGGGCGCATTTACATAGTCGGCGGGGCTGCGATGGCACTGGCCTATGACAGCGACAAGCTGACCCGCGACATCGACGCCGCGATCATCGAAGGGCATGGCTCGGTGATCGAAGCCGTGCGCGACATAGCCCGCGCCCGAGGATGGCCGAGCACCTGGCTCAACGAGCAAGCCACGCCCTACCTACCCACGGCACCGGATCGGCACAGCAATGTGGTGTTCGACCATCCAGCCTTGAAGGTCATGGCAGCGTCACCCGAGCACCTGCTGGCGATGAAGGTGAGGGCGGCCCGATCTAGCGATGTGACCGACGTCCGGCAGCTCCTCGCCAGGACGGGCCTCTCCGACGCCGGACAGGTGGAGGCTCTGGTGGAGTCGGTCTTTCCGGACGAGCGGCTCGGCGAACGGCAGCGGAGATGGTTGGAAGACCTACTCGGCGGGGTATGA